GGAGAGTGCCTTGGTCTCATCATCCCTGTTAAAGTAGCAGAGACCCAGTTTCAGCAATGCTCTTGGTGCATTCGGGCCGTTTGGCTGCTTGCTCAGCACATTCTCCAGGTAAGGAATGGCTTCAGTATATTTTTCTTCTGCCAGATAAGTATTGGCGATTTCCAGATCAGCGTCGTTACCAAAACCGGAGGTAGGATATTTATCGCCCAGTTGTTTCAGCAGGGCCACTTTTTCATTTGCGTTACCCTGAATACCGAGGATGATACTTTTCTGATAAGTAGCGTAGTCAGAACCAGGCTGGTTGCCGGCAATGATACGATCATACAGGGACAGTGCTTTGGAATAATCTTTCAGCATGTAGTAACAGTCTGCAGCACGAAGCGCAGCATCGTTGGTGATACGGGCAGCATTAGGTCCTGTGGTACGTTGCGCAGCTTCGAAGTGCTGAAGGGCGCGGGTATAATCTTCTTTTTTCAGGAGCGCATAACCCATGTTGTAGCTTGCAGTCTGCGGATTCGCTTCTCCAGAAGAAGGTGCATTGCTGGTCAGATAAGCATTCAGGTGAGTAATAGCACCATCGGTATTGTTCTGCCGCATGGCGATTTCTGCTTTCCAGAAGTGAGCCAGTTGAACGACATTATTATCGTAAGAATTCTTAATGGCAATGTCCAGCAGTTTGTCAGCATCCTGCAATTGCTGGTCGTTGATCAGTTCTACCGCACGGCCATAAGCGATTTTCTGATACGCTTTCAGCACAGTAGGGTTCTTGTCAGGGATCTGGTCAATGACCGCCATCGCATCCTTGTAGTTATTGGTGTTGAGGAATGCGCTGACCAGTACTTCTCTTGCTTCGTTTTTGTAAGCAGAATTCGGATATGTGCTCAGGAAGCTGGTGAGTTCAGAGATAGCGACGTCGCCATAACCGAGTTCGTAAGAGAGTTTACCGTAGTTGAAACGGGAAATCTCCTGCTGGCCAGGGTTAGCGCTGTTGCGGGCACAGAAGGCGAAGGCATTACGTGCGTTGGCTTTCTGACCTGTTTTCAGGTAACAGTCACCCAGCAGGTACATAGAGTTCTGACCCAGTGAGTCTTTTTCGCTGCTCAGTTGTTTGAAACCATTGATCGCTTTTGCGTAGTTACCTGTCTGGTAGTAACTGAAAGACAGCTGGTAGATATCTTCTTTACGTACTTCTTCTGCATTGTCCTGGTATTCCTGCAGGTAAGGCAGTGCTTTTGCATAGTTACCTTTTTCGAAGTAAGTCTGACCCAGTAACTGTTTCAGTTCCGCTTCGTAGTACTGACCACCTGCATTTACGAGTGGTTCAGCATAAGCGATCACCTGGTCAGGTTTACGCTGGAAGTAATAAATTTCGGCAATATAGTAAGGTACGACAGTGCTGTATTTTGGTTCTTTTACTACACGTTGGAAGCTGGTAAGTGCTTCAGCATACTGGTGATTGTAGTAGGCGATGAAACCGTAGTAGTAGTTAGCCGGAATGTAGTATTTACCAGGAAGCTCTTTAATCGACTGGAACAGTGGCTGTGCCTTTTTGAAGTCTTTCACATTAAAGTAGCAATAGGCGAGTTCGAACTTTGCTTCAGCTATTTCGTTGTTGGAGAGGTTCTCGATGTTTGCTTTTTCGTAGAGGGGAATGGCTTCCTTCAGTTTGTTCTGGTGAAAGTAGTATTTAGCCAGCTGATAGCTGACGAGTTGTTCCCTTGCATTGTTATTGTAGGTTGCAATGTATTCCAGGGCAGCTTTTTCAGCGTTGGCGTTGCCCAGTTTAAGGGCGCAGACGGTATAATAATATTGGGCGTCTGTTTTTACGAGGCTACGGCTGGTCTCCTGGAAGTAACCGATATTATCAAGTGTTTGCCTGAACAATTGCATGGCCACCGCATATTTTTCCTGTTGGAAAAGTTGTTGGGCGTCTTTGAAGACTTTATCCGGCTCCGTGTAGATGCGGGTTTGCTGGGCGTTGGCGACCGAAGTAGCCAGGATACAGCAGGTAGCCAGATAGAGAAACAAATGTCCGGGAACAAGAAACTTTTTTATGAATTGCATGCTTTTAACCTGTTATAAACTTTAATATGCGTTTTAAACGAATCCCTTACAGTTATTATTTTCTGTTAAGGATCAATAAATAATGCTTTCAGGGAAACTAAAACAGGGACAAATATAGTTATTGCTTTTAATTAATAAACTGCGTAAGCCTTGCAGATTACAACATGGAATGATGTGCTGCCAGATTCAAAGCCCTTCCCCCTTACACTCAACATCTTCTGCTGAAGGGAAATACAAATTTGATCTTCCCGATCTGTTCTTGTATTCCATATCTTCTGCCGAAGGCAGATGCAACTTCACCAATTTCATACACTATCAAAAAATCAAAGATTTATATTTGTGCAAAGATCAAACCATTTTTGACATATGAGCAAACTGTTTTCCTCCAAAGCATCCAATGGTGCTATCAATTTCTCTCTTTTGTTACTGCGCGTGGGCTTTGGCGCCCTGTTGCTGTGGAATCATGGGCTCTCTAAATTAAAAGGATTTTCGGGGATGAAGGATACATTTCCTGATCCATTGCATATAGGTCACGCTATTTCCCTGGGCTTAGCAGTATTTGCAGAGGTGTTCTGTGCAGGACTGGTAGTAATAGGTCTTCTTACCCGCTTAGCTACTGTGCCTGTGATAGTTACGATGGGTGTGGCATTGTTTATGATCCATGGTCATCAGTCACTGAAAGAGCAGGAATCAGCTATATTGTACCTTGTTCCTTTCCTGGTGATCCTGTTCAGTGGTCCGGGAAAGTTCAGCCTGGACAATGCAATTGGTAAATAAGTGCTGTAAATGAGAAAGTTAAAGAAAAGATATGTTTATAGAGACGACGCAAATCAGGGTACGATATGGAGAGACAGACCAGATGGGGTACCTTTATTACGGGAATTATGGCTTATATTATGAAGTAGGACGTGCAGAAGCCATTCGTAAACTGGGCTTTACATACGCCCAGCTGGAAAAAGAAGGCGTAATCATGCCAGTGGCAGAGCTGAATGTAAAGTACATACGGCCGGCATACTATGATGACCTGATAACCGTGAAGACTATACTGAAGGAGATGCCCGTAGATCACAAGATCCGGTTCCATTCAGAATTGTACAACGAAAAGGGCGAGTTGCTGAATGTAGGGGTGACCACACTCGTATTTTTACATGCAGACACCAAAACGAAATATGGCCTGCCTCCGGTAATGCGGGAGGCTTTAGCGCCTTTTTTTGAATAGCCTGTAATAATAACAATACTATGGAAGGGCAAAAGGTAGTAGCCAGTATCATCACTATTGGCGATGAATTACTGATCGGACAGACGATAGATACGAATTCGGCGTGGATGGCGCAGCAACTCAATGCCATGGGTATATGGGTGCACCGCCGGGTGGCGATTGGCGATGTGAAGGAAGCCATCGTAAAGGCATTGGACGACGAGAGCGCGCTGTCGCCCATCGTATTGATCACGGGAGGCCTGGGCCCCACCGCAGATGATATCACCAAACCTACGCTGGCAGCATATTTTGGTGGAACAATGGTGAGGGATGAAGCCACTTTTAAACAGGTGATGGAGTTCTTCGAAAGCCGTGGACTGCCTCCATTACAACGTAATATGGACCAGGCACTGGTGCCGGATGTATGTACTGTATTGCATAATAAGCGGGGAACCGCACCGGGTATGTGGTTTGAGAAGGATGGAAAAGTGTTCGTATCCATGCCGGGTGTTCCATTTGAGATGAAAGGTCTGATGGAAGATCATGTGTTGCCACGATTAAAAGAATATTTTCAGACACCGGTGGTCGTGCACCAGACACTGATCATAGCTGGAATGGGAGAGTCTTTTGTAGCCGAGCGTTTGGTGGATTTCGAAGCACAGTTGCCTGCTAATATCAAACTGGCGTACCTGCCTTCGTATGGCACCATCAAATTGCGGCTTACGGCACATGGACAAGATAAATTATCGACAGCGGCTTCATTGTCAATGCAGTTTCACCAGCTGAAAGATATTTTGTCAGACATCGTGGTGACAGACCAGGATCAACCGATGGCAGAGGTGATTGGTCAGTTGCTCAAGGAAAAAGGTAAAACCGTGGGTACGGCTGAAAGCTGTACTGGTGGCTTTATAGCACATAGTATAACACTGGTGCCGGGTAGTTCCGCATGGTACAAAGGGAGTGTGATCAGCTATGCGAATGAAATCAAAACCCGTATACTGGGAGTAAAACCTGAAACACTGGCGGCAAATGGAGCGGTGAGTGAAGCAGTGGTGAAGGAGATGGTGCGTGGAGCGCTGGCGCATTTACAAACTGACTATGTGATAACCGTATCCGGCATCATGGGGCCTGATGGTGGTACGCCGGAGAAGCCTGTGGGTACGGTATGGGTAGGCGTAGGTAGTGCGCATGAAACTGTTGCTGTGAAGTTTCAGTTAAGATATGACCGGTATTTGAATATACAGATGACAGCGGCTTATGCAATGAATGAGCTGCGGAAGATCATTCAGTAAAATGATGTTCATCAGAAAGGCTGCATGCATCTTCCCCTTTCCTGATAATTAGTATTTAATTCATACTTTTGTTTTCTATCAAATAGTTAAACGCAATCTTATGGCCATTGTAGAACTGGTAATGCCCAAGATGGGAGAAAGTATAATGGAAGCCACCATATTACGCTGGCATAAA
This Chitinophaga sancti DNA region includes the following protein-coding sequences:
- a CDS encoding tetratricopeptide repeat protein; this translates as MQFIKKFLVPGHLFLYLATCCILATSVANAQQTRIYTEPDKVFKDAQQLFQQEKYAVAMQLFRQTLDNIGYFQETSRSLVKTDAQYYYTVCALKLGNANAEKAALEYIATYNNNAREQLVSYQLAKYYFHQNKLKEAIPLYEKANIENLSNNEIAEAKFELAYCYFNVKDFKKAQPLFQSIKELPGKYYIPANYYYGFIAYYNHQYAEALTSFQRVVKEPKYSTVVPYYIAEIYYFQRKPDQVIAYAEPLVNAGGQYYEAELKQLLGQTYFEKGNYAKALPYLQEYQDNAEEVRKEDIYQLSFSYYQTGNYAKAINGFKQLSSEKDSLGQNSMYLLGDCYLKTGQKANARNAFAFCARNSANPGQQEISRFNYGKLSYELGYGDVAISELTSFLSTYPNSAYKNEAREVLVSAFLNTNNYKDAMAVIDQIPDKNPTVLKAYQKIAYGRAVELINDQQLQDADKLLDIAIKNSYDNNVVQLAHFWKAEIAMRQNNTDGAITHLNAYLTSNAPSSGEANPQTASYNMGYALLKKEDYTRALQHFEAAQRTTGPNAARITNDAALRAADCYYMLKDYSKALSLYDRIIAGNQPGSDYATYQKSIILGIQGNANEKVALLKQLGDKYPTSGFGNDADLEIANTYLAEEKYTEAIPYLENVLSKQPNGPNAPRALLKLGLCYFNRDDETKALSYYRQVVEKYPNSPEANTALASIKDIYVGQGKTDAYVALLKSTGHSVSTSAEDSLSYAAAEAKFSTGDCTGATAAFNSYIQRFPDGQFILPAQFYKSECAYNNKDYTGALPGYEFVLSKNASLYAERAALQAANINYYQNKNYEKSRTYYLQLQDLSTSKENTFTATRGLIRTNYQLKHWDEVGNYSELLLSSSNISTDDQIIGHFYLGRSQQEQGQYDEAMKELKIAAGLTKSETGAEARYNIAVCLLAKNDLPAAEKAGFDVIKNTPGYEMWVAKSYILLGDIYARQKDYFNAKATYQSIAENSSIAELKAEAKDKLAKTEAEEKAASKIKSNK
- a CDS encoding DoxX family protein, which codes for MSKLFSSKASNGAINFSLLLLRVGFGALLLWNHGLSKLKGFSGMKDTFPDPLHIGHAISLGLAVFAEVFCAGLVVIGLLTRLATVPVIVTMGVALFMIHGHQSLKEQESAILYLVPFLVILFSGPGKFSLDNAIGK
- a CDS encoding acyl-CoA thioesterase — protein: MFIETTQIRVRYGETDQMGYLYYGNYGLYYEVGRAEAIRKLGFTYAQLEKEGVIMPVAELNVKYIRPAYYDDLITVKTILKEMPVDHKIRFHSELYNEKGELLNVGVTTLVFLHADTKTKYGLPPVMREALAPFFE
- a CDS encoding CinA family nicotinamide mononucleotide deamidase-related protein, which gives rise to MEGQKVVASIITIGDELLIGQTIDTNSAWMAQQLNAMGIWVHRRVAIGDVKEAIVKALDDESALSPIVLITGGLGPTADDITKPTLAAYFGGTMVRDEATFKQVMEFFESRGLPPLQRNMDQALVPDVCTVLHNKRGTAPGMWFEKDGKVFVSMPGVPFEMKGLMEDHVLPRLKEYFQTPVVVHQTLIIAGMGESFVAERLVDFEAQLPANIKLAYLPSYGTIKLRLTAHGQDKLSTAASLSMQFHQLKDILSDIVVTDQDQPMAEVIGQLLKEKGKTVGTAESCTGGFIAHSITLVPGSSAWYKGSVISYANEIKTRILGVKPETLAANGAVSEAVVKEMVRGALAHLQTDYVITVSGIMGPDGGTPEKPVGTVWVGVGSAHETVAVKFQLRYDRYLNIQMTAAYAMNELRKIIQ